Proteins encoded by one window of Meiothermus sp. CFH 77666:
- a CDS encoding LCP family protein encodes MAQPRAPHRARPGSSVRAHRSEPRFSLILLGLALLTLAGALAYGPQLREVQAGFFGEYRGSGPVEELSLVVAARDTEYCGYHTACGPGLRTDTIFFIRLRGSEATVVAIPRDLRYRGETPSGFYDGKINSVYERGGGAEGLRLAVENLLGVPVQHYLILTFEAVMKLVNAVDGVDVVLPYPMKYTDRAAGLYINFPAGPVHLNGKDAVKYMRFRRWEGSDLGRLDRIKEVMGLALRKAQSPRYWPRLPGVASAVWNALETTLPLTEALRLLPNLRSLALKSATLPTLEEGSYLVLDQAAMASFTAGLLGYTPDAEAMARMVQAEALGLKTLLLDRSGAGLGERYRQGFVELGIPPPEVQTGEVGGTSLVLVRSGVSIVGRESPAFLLAKDYADLLHLPLQTRIRLEPRGYDVIIVLGPE; translated from the coding sequence ATGGCACAACCACGCGCACCCCATCGGGCTAGGCCGGGGTCGTCGGTACGTGCGCATCGTTCTGAACCACGTTTTTCGCTGATTCTGCTCGGGCTGGCCCTGCTGACCCTGGCAGGGGCCCTGGCGTATGGGCCGCAGCTGCGGGAGGTGCAGGCGGGATTCTTTGGCGAGTATCGGGGAAGTGGCCCGGTCGAGGAGCTGAGCCTGGTCGTAGCCGCCCGCGACACCGAATACTGCGGCTACCATACGGCCTGCGGGCCGGGTCTGCGTACCGATACCATCTTTTTTATTCGCCTGCGCGGCTCGGAGGCCACTGTGGTGGCCATTCCCCGCGACCTGCGCTACCGCGGTGAAACCCCTAGCGGTTTTTACGATGGCAAGATCAATTCGGTCTACGAGCGTGGCGGTGGGGCAGAAGGCTTGCGGTTAGCGGTGGAAAACCTTTTGGGTGTGCCGGTGCAGCACTACCTGATCCTGACCTTCGAGGCCGTGATGAAGCTGGTCAATGCGGTGGATGGGGTGGATGTGGTGCTGCCTTATCCGATGAAGTACACCGACCGGGCTGCGGGCCTGTACATAAACTTTCCGGCCGGGCCAGTGCATCTGAACGGGAAAGATGCCGTCAAATACATGCGCTTTCGCCGCTGGGAAGGCTCCGACCTGGGCCGGCTGGATCGCATCAAGGAGGTGATGGGGCTGGCCCTGCGAAAAGCCCAGAGCCCTCGCTACTGGCCGCGCCTGCCCGGGGTGGCCAGCGCGGTGTGGAACGCCCTCGAGACCACCCTTCCCCTCACCGAAGCCCTGCGGCTGCTGCCCAACCTGCGGAGTCTGGCCCTCAAGAGCGCAACCCTGCCCACCCTCGAGGAAGGCAGTTATCTGGTACTGGACCAGGCCGCCATGGCTTCTTTCACGGCAGGTCTGCTGGGCTACACCCCCGATGCCGAGGCGATGGCCCGAATGGTACAGGCCGAAGCCCTGGGCCTCAAAACCCTGCTCCTGGATCGGAGTGGGGCGGGGCTGGGCGAACGCTACCGGCAAGGCTTTGTGGAGCTGGGGATCCCCCCCCCGGAAGTGCAAACAGGCGAGGTAGGGGGCACCAGCCTGGTACTGGTGCGCAGTGGGGTCTCGATTGTGGGGCGGGAGTCGCCCGCCTTTCTGCTAGCCAAGGACTACGCCGATCTGCTACACCTACCCCTACAGACCCGCATCCGCCTCGAGCCCAGGGGCTACGATGTGATTATCGTGCTGGGGCCGGAATAA
- the deoC gene encoding deoxyribose-phosphate aldolase translates to MATTTAPHAPPLPERNPGTPFDPSALEGALVNKSAIERRAATLPTRRTVKKEWQAAWLLHAIRTIDLTTLSGDDTPGTVQRLCAKARQPVRPELLQDLGVPGLRLTTGAVCVYHEMVPTAVAALEGSGIPVAAVSTGFPAGLNPHRLKLQEIEASVAAGASEIDIVISRRHVLTGNWKALYQEVRDFREACGPAHMKSILAVGELGTLKNVYKASLVCMQAGSDFIKTSTGKESVNATLPNSLVMVRAIRAYYEQTGHKVGFKPAGGIRSAKQALDWLILMKEELGHEWMQPHLFRIGASALLNDIERQLEHFAYGRYASMQYQPLG, encoded by the coding sequence ATGGCAACTACCACCGCACCTCACGCCCCTCCCCTGCCGGAGCGCAACCCCGGTACCCCCTTCGACCCCAGCGCCCTCGAGGGCGCCCTGGTCAACAAAAGCGCCATCGAACGCCGGGCCGCTACCCTGCCCACCCGCCGCACGGTCAAAAAGGAGTGGCAGGCGGCCTGGCTTCTGCACGCCATCCGAACCATAGACCTCACCACCCTCTCGGGCGACGACACCCCCGGCACCGTGCAGCGCCTGTGCGCCAAGGCCCGCCAGCCGGTGCGCCCCGAGCTGCTACAGGATCTGGGGGTGCCCGGTTTGCGCCTTACCACCGGAGCGGTCTGCGTCTACCACGAGATGGTGCCCACCGCAGTAGCGGCCCTGGAAGGCTCAGGAATTCCGGTAGCTGCGGTCTCGACCGGCTTTCCGGCGGGCCTCAACCCCCACCGCCTCAAGCTGCAGGAGATCGAGGCCTCCGTCGCGGCGGGCGCCAGCGAAATTGACATCGTCATCTCGCGCCGCCACGTGCTCACCGGCAACTGGAAAGCCCTCTATCAGGAGGTGCGCGACTTCCGCGAGGCTTGCGGCCCGGCGCACATGAAAAGCATTCTGGCCGTCGGCGAGCTGGGCACCCTCAAAAACGTCTACAAGGCCAGCCTGGTCTGTATGCAGGCCGGTTCCGACTTCATCAAAACCTCCACCGGCAAGGAAAGCGTCAATGCCACCCTACCAAACAGCCTGGTGATGGTGCGGGCCATCCGCGCCTACTACGAGCAGACTGGCCACAAGGTAGGGTTCAAGCCCGCCGGGGGCATCCGCAGCGCCAAGCAGGCCCTGGACTGGCTCATCCTGATGAAAGAGGAGCTGGGCCACGAATGGATGCAGCCCCACCTGTTCCGCATTGGGGCCAGCGCCCTCTTGAACGACATCGAGCGGCAGCTCGAGCACTTCGCCTACGGGCGCTATGCCTCGATGCAGTACCAGCCGCTGGGGTAA
- a CDS encoding aldehyde dehydrogenase family protein, with protein sequence MTLSELMETLPYGPAPEAAQPALDWLKAHQGKFGLFIGGRWRDPAQKEWFATHNPANAQKLAEVAQASAADVDEAVKAARKALAGWQQTPGHVRARYLYALARQVQKHARLFAVLETLDNGKPIRETRDIDIPLAARHFYYHAGWAQLMESELPGYAPVGVVGQIIPWNFPLLMLSWKIAPALAMGNTVVLKPAEFTPLTALLFAEICQNIGLPPGVVNILTGDGSTGAALVAHPGVDKIAFTGSTEVGRLIRQATAGSGKKLSLELGGKSPFLVFEDADLDSAVEGVVDAIWFNQGQVCCAGSRLLVQEGIAEKMYAKLRARMEKLRCGDPLDKAVDIGAIVAPVQLQKIQQLVQKGVEEGAQLWQPSWAVPSQGCFYPPTLFTQVAPASTIAQEEIFGPVLAALTFRTPEEAVRLANNTRYGLAASIWSEDINLALDIATQIKAGTIWINSTNLFDAASGFGGYRESGFGREGGKEGLWEYVKKAESREQRAQIKRKKGPQPSALGPKQSAAVLPPIDRTAKLFIGGKQARPDSGYSKAVYAPDGQLLGEVGLGNRKDIRNAVEAARAAFEGWRKATAHNKAQILYFLAENLSERAEEFARRIHEQTGQDGHAEVEAALEALFTAAAWADKYEGVVHPTPIRNVTLAVPEPIGVMGILCPDDQPLLALVRLAGTALALGNTLVVVPSPVAPLTATDFYQVLETSDIPAGTFNIVTGERDELAKTLAEHDDVDAVWYAGPQAGRALVEKASAGNMKRTWTLPESGALPDTDEILRQATQIKNIWVPYGA encoded by the coding sequence ATGACCCTTAGCGAACTTATGGAGACCCTTCCCTATGGCCCCGCCCCGGAGGCCGCCCAACCCGCGCTGGACTGGCTGAAGGCCCACCAAGGCAAATTCGGGCTTTTCATCGGGGGCAGGTGGCGCGACCCGGCCCAGAAAGAATGGTTCGCCACGCACAACCCCGCCAACGCCCAGAAGCTGGCCGAGGTGGCCCAGGCCAGCGCTGCCGATGTGGACGAAGCCGTCAAAGCAGCCCGCAAGGCCCTGGCGGGCTGGCAACAGACCCCCGGCCACGTGCGGGCCCGCTACCTGTATGCCCTGGCCCGGCAGGTGCAGAAACACGCCCGGCTGTTTGCCGTGCTGGAAACCCTGGACAACGGCAAGCCCATCCGCGAGACCCGCGACATCGACATTCCCCTGGCGGCCCGCCACTTCTACTACCATGCAGGCTGGGCCCAGCTGATGGAAAGCGAGCTGCCCGGCTACGCTCCGGTGGGTGTGGTGGGGCAGATTATCCCCTGGAACTTTCCCTTGCTGATGCTCTCGTGGAAGATTGCCCCGGCGCTGGCCATGGGCAACACGGTGGTGCTCAAGCCTGCCGAGTTTACGCCCCTCACCGCGCTCCTCTTTGCGGAAATCTGCCAGAACATCGGGCTGCCGCCGGGGGTGGTGAACATCCTCACCGGCGACGGCTCAACCGGGGCGGCTTTGGTGGCGCATCCAGGGGTGGACAAGATTGCCTTTACCGGCTCGACCGAGGTGGGGCGGCTCATCCGCCAAGCCACGGCGGGCAGCGGTAAAAAGCTCTCGCTCGAGCTCGGCGGCAAATCGCCCTTCCTGGTCTTCGAGGATGCCGACCTCGACAGCGCGGTCGAGGGCGTGGTGGACGCCATCTGGTTCAACCAGGGGCAGGTCTGCTGCGCGGGCTCGAGGCTCCTGGTTCAGGAGGGCATCGCCGAAAAGATGTACGCCAAGCTGCGGGCCCGCATGGAAAAACTGCGCTGCGGCGACCCACTGGACAAGGCGGTGGACATCGGGGCCATCGTGGCGCCGGTACAGCTTCAGAAAATCCAGCAGTTGGTGCAGAAGGGCGTGGAGGAAGGGGCCCAGCTCTGGCAGCCGAGCTGGGCGGTGCCAAGCCAGGGGTGCTTTTATCCCCCTACCCTGTTCACCCAGGTCGCCCCGGCCTCCACCATCGCCCAGGAGGAAATTTTTGGGCCGGTTTTGGCCGCCCTGACCTTCCGCACCCCGGAAGAGGCCGTCCGGCTGGCCAACAACACCCGCTACGGCCTGGCCGCCTCCATCTGGAGCGAGGACATCAACCTGGCCTTAGACATCGCCACCCAGATCAAGGCCGGCACCATCTGGATCAACAGCACCAACCTCTTCGATGCGGCCAGCGGCTTTGGCGGCTACCGCGAGTCGGGCTTTGGGCGCGAGGGGGGCAAGGAGGGGCTGTGGGAGTACGTGAAAAAGGCTGAAAGCAGAGAGCAGAGGGCGCAAATCAAGAGAAAGAAAGGCCCTCAGCCCTCGGCCCTCGGCCCTAAGCAGAGCGCGGCAGTGTTGCCCCCCATAGACCGCACCGCCAAGCTCTTTATCGGCGGCAAGCAGGCCCGGCCCGATAGCGGCTACAGCAAGGCCGTATATGCCCCAGATGGCCAACTTCTGGGCGAGGTGGGGCTGGGAAACCGCAAGGATATTCGCAATGCGGTGGAGGCTGCCCGCGCGGCTTTTGAGGGTTGGCGCAAGGCCACCGCGCACAACAAGGCGCAAATCCTGTACTTTCTGGCCGAAAACCTGTCTGAGCGGGCCGAGGAGTTTGCCCGCCGCATCCACGAACAGACCGGACAGGACGGCCACGCCGAGGTAGAAGCGGCCCTCGAGGCCCTCTTCACGGCGGCGGCCTGGGCCGACAAATACGAAGGGGTGGTGCACCCCACGCCCATCCGCAACGTAACCCTGGCCGTCCCCGAGCCCATTGGCGTAATGGGCATTCTCTGCCCCGACGACCAGCCGCTGCTGGCCCTGGTCAGGCTGGCCGGAACCGCGCTGGCCCTGGGCAACACCCTGGTGGTAGTACCCTCGCCGGTGGCCCCCCTGACCGCCACCGACTTCTATCAGGTGCTCGAGACCTCCGACATCCCAGCGGGTACGTTCAACATTGTGACCGGCGAGCGCGATGAACTGGCCAAAACCCTGGCCGAGCACGACGACGTGGACGCAGTCTGGTACGCCGGGCCCCAGGCCGGACGCGCCCTGGTCGAAAAGGCCAGCGCCGGGAACATGAAACGCACCTGGACGCTGCCCGAGAGCGGAGCCTTGCCCGACACCGACGAAATCCTGCGGCAAGCCACCCAGATAAAAAATATCTGGGTGCCCTACGGGGCGTAA
- a CDS encoding dipeptide ABC transporter ATP-binding protein, with product MSVATPETTTANLVEVTNLKKWFPIRGGILSRVVANVKAVNDVSFAVKKGEVLGLVGESGSGKTTVGRTILRLIEPTEGTIRFNGQDITHLPKNQLRSYRRKMQIIFQDPFASLNPRMTVGDIIAEPLVIHNLEGSAQARNERVAELLQLVGLNPDHVRRYPHEFSGGQRQRIGIARALAVRPEFIVADEPVSALDVSIQAQVVNLLQDLKEQLGLTILFIAHDLAVVEYISDRVAVMYLGKVMELAPSRDLYLKPRHPYTEALLSAIPTPDPTIKRERIVLQGDIPSPINPPSGCVFRTRCRYAIAECATTVPELKEVSPGHFKACIRDDIPGLN from the coding sequence ATGAGCGTAGCAACCCCAGAAACGACTACGGCGAACCTGGTCGAGGTGACCAATCTCAAGAAGTGGTTCCCCATTCGTGGGGGAATTCTTTCTCGAGTGGTGGCCAACGTTAAAGCGGTCAACGATGTGAGTTTTGCGGTCAAGAAGGGCGAGGTGCTGGGCCTGGTGGGAGAGTCCGGCTCGGGTAAGACCACCGTGGGCCGCACCATCCTGCGCCTGATTGAACCCACCGAAGGAACCATCCGCTTCAACGGACAGGACATTACGCATCTGCCTAAAAACCAACTGCGGAGCTACCGCCGCAAGATGCAGATTATCTTCCAGGATCCCTTTGCCTCGCTCAACCCGCGTATGACGGTGGGGGACATCATCGCAGAGCCACTGGTTATCCACAACCTGGAAGGCTCTGCCCAGGCCCGCAATGAGCGTGTGGCCGAACTGCTGCAACTGGTGGGCCTCAACCCAGACCACGTGCGCCGCTATCCCCACGAGTTTTCTGGTGGGCAGCGTCAGCGTATCGGGATTGCTCGAGCGCTGGCGGTACGCCCTGAGTTCATCGTGGCGGATGAGCCGGTCTCGGCGCTGGACGTTTCGATCCAGGCCCAGGTGGTTAACCTGCTTCAAGACCTCAAGGAGCAGCTCGGGCTGACCATCCTGTTTATCGCCCACGACCTGGCAGTGGTGGAGTACATCTCCGACCGTGTAGCGGTCATGTACCTGGGTAAGGTGATGGAGCTGGCCCCCTCGCGTGACCTCTACTTGAAGCCCCGCCACCCCTATACCGAGGCCTTGCTTTCCGCCATTCCTACCCCCGACCCCACCATCAAGCGCGAGCGTATCGTGCTGCAGGGGGATATTCCCAGCCCTATCAACCCGCCCTCGGGCTGCGTTTTCCGCACCCGCTGCCGCTATGCCATTGCGGAGTGTGCAACCACTGTGCCCGAACTCAAAGAAGTCTCGCCCGGCCATTTCAAGGCCTGCATCCGCGATGACATCCCGGGTCTGAACTGA
- a CDS encoding ABC transporter ATP-binding protein has protein sequence MDEKRLVDVIDLKVHFFTDDGVVKAVDGVSFHIDKGETLAVVGESGSGKSVASLAMMRLIPNPPGKIVGGQVLFRGKDGKIRDLVKEDEATMRKIRGNDIAMIFQEPMTSLNPVYTVGDQIAEAIVLHQGKSKKEALDQAAEMLDLVGIPEPRKRLANYPHQMSGGMRQRVMIAMALSCNPSLLIADEPTTALDVTIQAQILELMNKLREEIGMSILFITHNLGVVAEMADRVVVMYAGRAVEEADVVPTFKKPLHPYTMGLLNSVPRLDLAATHQQRLEAIPGNVPNPLNLPPGCAFHPRCKFFKPGLCDQDIPVLQDAGNGHMVRCVRWAEIQKGEAVGA, from the coding sequence ATGGACGAGAAACGGTTGGTGGATGTTATAGACCTCAAGGTTCACTTTTTCACCGACGACGGTGTGGTCAAGGCCGTAGACGGTGTTTCGTTTCATATTGACAAAGGCGAGACCCTGGCGGTGGTAGGTGAGTCGGGCTCCGGTAAGTCGGTTGCCAGCCTGGCCATGATGCGCCTGATTCCCAACCCCCCTGGCAAGATTGTCGGTGGGCAGGTGCTTTTTAGGGGCAAAGACGGCAAAATTCGGGATCTGGTCAAGGAAGATGAAGCCACCATGCGCAAGATTCGTGGCAACGACATCGCCATGATCTTCCAGGAGCCCATGACCAGCCTTAACCCCGTGTACACTGTGGGCGATCAGATAGCCGAGGCCATTGTGCTGCACCAGGGTAAGAGCAAGAAGGAAGCCCTGGATCAGGCTGCCGAGATGCTTGATCTGGTGGGTATTCCCGAACCCAGAAAACGCCTTGCCAACTACCCCCACCAGATGTCGGGCGGAATGCGCCAGCGGGTCATGATTGCCATGGCGCTCTCCTGCAATCCCTCGCTCCTCATTGCGGACGAGCCCACCACTGCGCTGGATGTGACCATCCAGGCCCAGATTCTGGAGCTCATGAACAAGCTGCGGGAAGAGATTGGCATGAGCATCCTGTTCATCACCCACAACCTGGGTGTGGTAGCCGAGATGGCCGACCGGGTGGTGGTGATGTACGCGGGGCGGGCGGTGGAGGAAGCCGATGTGGTGCCTACCTTCAAAAAGCCCCTGCACCCCTATACCATGGGTCTTTTGAACTCGGTGCCCCGCCTGGATCTGGCTGCCACGCACCAACAGCGCCTGGAAGCCATTCCGGGCAACGTGCCCAACCCGCTCAACCTGCCTCCAGGCTGTGCTTTCCACCCCCGCTGTAAGTTTTTCAAGCCAGGCCTGTGTGACCAGGACATTCCAGTATTGCAAGATGCTGGCAATGGTCACATGGTGCGCTGCGTGCGTTGGGCTGAGATTCAAAAAGGCGAGGCGGTGGGAGCATGA
- a CDS encoding ABC transporter permease, which translates to MIQRAQRKTTPQANRSFFQQAWIRFKRHPLARLGAAVLLVFYLGALFADFLAPYPEEKSFRDFSFASPTQIFWRDENGRLTRPYVCAAERRRNLETFKVEVITDCEKGRYPIYFFVQGEPYRFLGLIPANLRLMGGPWLLEDQAKLFLWGTDDFGRDIWGRIWFGARISLTIGIFAVALALVIGIFMGSISGFYAGRPVTFSIGLLNPRFWEFVRSSRPLDHLLALIGLVLIAALLWGMGQGYERYIRPDLQRVSTLALGSLGLVIGLVALGALMYFLVWRSHLARALLWLVAWGSIAWLLWITVWGFWQSSRGLEAIIAGLIGAVLLGAVGYVLLWPRIELDLDTIIMRAVEVLAAIPDLFLLIILSVLIPMEVPPAVRFVLVVTILSFVNWGGLARIIRSQVLQLREMEFAQAAQALGAGDARIIIRHVLPGTYTYLIVAVTLAIPGFILGESGLSFLGLGIQEPATSWGLMLSKAQATGITAFSERPWLLIPGVFILLAVLAYNFMGDGLRDALDPRTKV; encoded by the coding sequence ATGATTCAAAGAGCACAACGGAAGACCACCCCCCAGGCCAATCGAAGTTTCTTCCAGCAAGCCTGGATTCGCTTCAAGCGGCATCCCCTGGCCCGATTGGGGGCAGCGGTGCTGCTGGTGTTTTACCTGGGGGCTCTGTTTGCCGACTTTCTGGCCCCGTACCCTGAGGAAAAAAGCTTCCGCGATTTCTCCTTTGCTTCGCCTACACAAATATTCTGGCGAGATGAGAACGGGCGGCTCACCCGGCCCTATGTGTGTGCTGCGGAGCGGCGCAGGAACCTCGAGACCTTCAAGGTCGAGGTCATCACCGATTGTGAGAAGGGCCGCTACCCTATTTATTTCTTCGTTCAGGGTGAGCCCTATCGTTTCCTGGGGCTTATTCCCGCCAACCTGCGCCTGATGGGGGGCCCCTGGCTGCTGGAGGATCAGGCCAAACTCTTTTTGTGGGGCACCGACGACTTTGGCCGCGACATTTGGGGCCGCATCTGGTTTGGAGCCCGTATCAGCCTGACCATCGGCATTTTTGCAGTGGCCCTGGCGCTCGTGATCGGCATTTTTATGGGCAGCATCTCTGGCTTCTACGCAGGCCGCCCGGTCACTTTCAGTATCGGGCTGTTGAACCCGCGTTTCTGGGAGTTTGTGCGGAGTAGCCGCCCGCTGGATCATCTGCTGGCGCTTATCGGTCTGGTGCTGATAGCCGCTTTGCTCTGGGGAATGGGACAGGGTTACGAGCGCTACATTCGGCCCGACCTTCAGCGCGTGAGCACCCTGGCCCTTGGGAGCCTGGGTCTGGTGATAGGTCTGGTGGCGCTGGGGGCGCTGATGTACTTCCTGGTCTGGCGCAGTCACCTGGCCAGGGCCCTCTTATGGCTTGTGGCCTGGGGGAGTATAGCCTGGTTGCTGTGGATTACCGTTTGGGGCTTCTGGCAGAGCAGCCGGGGTTTGGAAGCCATCATCGCGGGTTTGATTGGTGCGGTGTTGCTGGGGGCTGTTGGTTATGTCCTGCTCTGGCCGCGCATTGAACTCGACCTCGACACCATTATTATGCGTGCGGTGGAGGTGCTGGCGGCCATTCCCGATTTGTTTTTGCTGATCATCCTTTCGGTGCTCATCCCCATGGAAGTGCCGCCTGCGGTGCGCTTCGTGCTGGTGGTGACCATTCTCTCTTTCGTGAACTGGGGTGGGCTGGCCCGCATCATCCGCAGTCAGGTACTGCAACTGCGCGAGATGGAGTTTGCTCAGGCGGCCCAGGCCCTGGGGGCGGGGGATGCCCGGATCATCATTCGGCACGTACTGCCAGGAACCTACACGTACCTAATCGTGGCAGTCACGCTGGCCATTCCCGGTTTTATCCTGGGCGAGTCGGGCCTTTCCTTCCTGGGGTTGGGCATTCAGGAACCGGCTACCTCCTGGGGGCTGATGCTTTCCAAGGCCCAGGCTACCGGCATCACGGCCTTTAGCGAGCGACCCTGGCTTCTGATTCCAGGGGTTTTTATCCTGCTGGCGGTGCTGGCCTACAACTTTATGGGAGACGGATTGCGCGATGCCCTTGACCCCCGCACCAAGGTGTAG
- a CDS encoding ABC transporter permease, translating into MFGYVVRRLLQLIPTFFGATLLAFLVIQLAPGDFVTRLELDPTQDRESIANLRQQLGLDQPLPVQYAKWLSGILQGYLGLSLSYKTDVWNVIGQRILNSMVLVVLATLMIYLVAIPIGVYSAIHKYTWLDRTFTVLAFLGLAIPNFFFGLIMLFLAVWLSDLTDMRILPIGGMTNEFLHLGNMTRAAQLLFPPALLGTVVFAGLFWWRTQRKQAATFGIWAGLVLFGVSTLLMLWPLLQGPGLPERLPYTESPLWARATNVLWHAFPVVIVVGTSGLAGLMRVMRGQMLDVLSQDYIRTARAKGLNERVVIYKHALRNAIIPFIAGIGGLLPGLIGGAGLVEVTMAWPGITPALLEAISAIDVYVIMGLITITTVLLMIGNVISDLLLAWVDPRIRYS; encoded by the coding sequence ATGTTTGGCTACGTTGTACGAAGGCTGCTCCAGCTAATCCCCACTTTTTTTGGGGCTACCTTGCTGGCTTTCCTGGTAATACAGCTTGCCCCGGGCGATTTTGTGACGAGGCTCGAGCTCGACCCCACCCAAGACCGTGAATCCATCGCCAACCTGCGCCAGCAATTGGGCCTCGACCAGCCCCTGCCGGTGCAGTATGCCAAGTGGCTTTCGGGCATTCTGCAAGGCTACCTGGGCCTTTCGCTCTCGTATAAAACCGACGTTTGGAACGTGATTGGCCAGCGCATCCTAAACTCCATGGTATTGGTGGTGCTGGCCACCCTGATGATCTATCTGGTCGCTATTCCCATCGGGGTTTACTCGGCTATCCATAAGTACACCTGGCTCGATCGCACCTTTACCGTGCTGGCCTTTTTGGGCCTGGCCATTCCCAACTTCTTTTTTGGGCTGATCATGCTTTTTTTGGCGGTCTGGCTTTCTGACCTTACCGATATGCGAATTCTGCCTATCGGGGGGATGACCAACGAGTTTCTGCACCTAGGTAACATGACCCGTGCAGCCCAGTTGCTCTTCCCGCCAGCTTTGCTGGGTACGGTGGTTTTTGCAGGGCTGTTCTGGTGGCGCACCCAACGAAAGCAAGCGGCCACGTTTGGTATATGGGCGGGGCTGGTGCTGTTTGGCGTAAGCACCCTGCTAATGCTCTGGCCGCTGTTGCAAGGGCCGGGCTTGCCCGAACGGCTGCCCTACACTGAGTCGCCCCTCTGGGCCAGGGCCACTAACGTACTCTGGCACGCTTTCCCGGTGGTCATTGTGGTGGGTACTTCAGGCCTAGCCGGTCTCATGCGCGTCATGCGGGGCCAGATGCTGGACGTACTCTCACAAGACTACATCCGCACGGCGCGGGCCAAGGGTTTGAACGAGCGGGTGGTGATCTACAAACATGCCCTTCGCAACGCCATTATCCCCTTCATCGCCGGGATTGGCGGCTTGTTGCCGGGCCTGATCGGGGGTGCGGGCCTGGTGGAGGTGACCATGGCCTGGCCGGGCATTACCCCCGCGCTTTTAGAGGCCATCTCGGCCATTGACGTGTATGTGATTATGGGCCTCATCACCATCACCACGGTCTTGCTGATGATTGGTAATGTGATCTCGGATCTGCTTCTGGCCTGGGTAGATCCGCGCATCCGCTACAGCTAG